GGATAATAAGCAGCATCCAAGCCAAACAAATGAAGTCGTATAATTCGACTAGTCCAAGAATGTATGGTAACCCAAAAATCCATAAAGAAAATATTCCAATGAGACCAATAGTTTCGGATGTAAAAGGTCCAACTTGCAAACTATCTGAGTATATAGCTCAAATTCTTACATCAGCCTATGACGACACCAACAATTACTATGTTAAGGACTCCTTTGATTTTTCAGCCAAGATTAATAACTTTGAACTACCACCAGGTTATGTTTTGATCTCTCTGGATGTTGTCAATTTATTTGGGAATATTTCCGGGGAACTTGTTCTTGCTGCATTGGATGATAGCTGGGATAAAATAAGTGAACACTGCACGATACCACAAGAAAAATTCAAGCAGATAATTACATTTCTTATGGATTCGGGATACTTCATGTTTAATGGAAAGTATTACTTTCAGATGTTTGGATGCATTATGGGTTCCAGACTCAGCCCAATTATATCACTGTATGTTATGGATTACCTACTTACCAAGAGTATACCGAGATTGACCTTTATATTAGGCTTCATTAAGAAATTTGTGGATGATCTGATCATATCCCTACCTTCATCAGGGATAAATGAAATTCTAGAAGTATTTAATGACTTTGATCCAAATATAAAGTTTACTGTCGAGATGGAGGATGACAACAACTCCGTCCCATTTCTCGATACAAGAGTGTGCAGGGTGGGAGACAGAGTTAGGCTTGATTGGTATAGGAAGGAGACCTCATCAGGTAGATTTATACACTTCTTATCAGACCATTCGATAAACACAAAAGTAAATTTCATTAGAGAGCAGAAAAACAGAATAGAGAGAATATGTGATCCTATGTTCCTTGATACCAACTTAAAAAAACTGTTCAGACTTTTATCAGACAACTCGTATCCCAAAGCAATGTTAAACAAATTGCTCTTTTCGTCATCTGAAAGAGAAACACCAACCAGGAATACTGATTTGGGAATCTTAGATAACAATGAGCCAATTAAATATCGTAGCCTACCCAGCATAAAGAATCTAACTGGTAAGATAAAGAAGTGTTTTCAGGGTTTAAATTCCATAAAGATTGTACCCCAGtcgaaaaagaaaatttcatcaCTCTACTCGAAATTAAAAGACCCTATACCAGATTATCTAAAATCAAATGTCATATATGAAATAGAGTGTTCGGACTGTCACCAGACATACATTGGTCAGACATCCCAACACTTGAAACAAAGATTAACACTACACAAaagtgatataaaaaaaaacaaccctAGATGTGCATTGTCTGTTCACGCCAATCGATATTCACATGCTGCAGACCTAGAAAATGCAAGAATTTTAGACATGAACAACAACTACAGGAAACGATGCAttttggaaatgatccatataagAAACAatcaagaaaattcaattaataaaaaaacgGACACTCAAAACCTAAGTCCAATATATGCCTACTTATTGGAGTACTCCCGTATACCATTTTTTGACGGTCCTGTAGATGGATGAGATTCTCGTGAAATGTCTTTTGTCGGGATGAGGTGATTGTTCTGTGCTCTGTGGTTTTTGACGTTTCTAGAAAATTGACTTCGTGAGATTTTGACTTTTAACCTAGATTGTGTAATTTAGTGGATTTTTGAATAGAAAGAATATTTGACTCCTGGAATTAGAATAGCATAAACTGTTACCATTTTAACCATGATTATTTTGTGTTTGTTTTAACCTCAGATTTCAGTAAGTTTGTGAGATTCATtttaacattgtttttaattttactGTTATTTGCCATTACAGTTGCCCTGAAGAAGAAACGAAGAGTTTTCGAAAGCTAGGCTATGATTAAAGAGTAAACatctttctttattttattacttgGTCGACATCCCTTAACCTATTTTACTGAATACTACGACCGTTAATtgtatactatatatatatatatatatatatatatatatatacacacatatatatatatatagttataaagtgttaataccacctccaaaatagtaactcgtttaacgctctcacctcatatatatcgatgtcacctccgaaatcggaggtgacaacgttttgccttgttttttagcttgttagattcagaaggcttcagggaccaacatatcaaaaaatcgttttgaggtcacaacgcaccccctttatgtactgaacaatcttttagttcgagtgtatatcactggcgctagtgtgctgagctgtatatcggagaattactctgaaagactctttgctcgtttgcacctccgaaaatggcaacgttgtactgtacaagcagatgtagacaggcggaatatcagtatacggaggaattaagtaatgagaggcgcagcgcgttttctcctccattattgcaagccaggcggcatatctcaacgattttttatcgcattcctttgtaggggaaagaatcacgtgaaagagaaccaatcttggctctctcgaatgggattatgactgtttatatttcatcgtgcgtatatctatgcatccgttgaacttctttcatctcaagcttacactataattctgaatttggcgaactatttcattacctatctgaaaacgaatcgatttgagtcttttccataatgatatttcttctctctatggaaatgatccatatagataatactacctattagtataacgaataatcagtattgtatcattgcatataataaaataacctgttcagagagaaacattttttggataagaaaattcagatgttaatggtgatgaatattcaaggacaatgagccaatccgaaaatttttatttcagaatcagaagaaaaaaatgctacaaatttcacaatatcacagaaatgaacaacgtcggctaaaccgaatgtttgacattgtgttatttcaaatggaacgctctttatatttttcttgaatcagatttctcaaagattttgaggaatcctttgctcagaaacatctcttttattatcgattatgtttaaatattggattttcccaaaaattttaagagcttgtagcatctctctggtttaaatatttcagtgatgtatcatatagaaaattaccaattatatcgaaacaagtaagattttatgaagaattcgccaaaacagatttgcatttttcgatagatcatacagggtgtaagggaaaaaataaacaatattgaagtctttggaaggcctcgagtcaacatattttgaaattgcaaccatatttttgtcaagatataatgaatcttcaaaatgaagttaataatatagatacatactcggatacatatgattgagatacagatgattgattaacttctactatctaaaataaaaaggtacatagataaaatatagctatatacaggatatctgtaaacaaatgcgaaggaataagggagatgattccttaatgaaaataagcgggggtatttcctttaaattttccaaatcgacagaccttccaagatacagcctttggaaggcgatgacgagtttacagtttttaatttttttaacaggttctaaaaaacactgagtcataaaactatacatattatgaagcactgagtagattgttaccagtttcaacttcggcaagctcgtagtttaggcggtaaattgctatcgattttttcaatgtgtctctcccttaaattcaaaaatttctgtgaaaatgttgaaatttgagttattatgctattgtcatagaaatatacgaaactagcaggtcgggggatccaagatttcgggccgattcaccttaaaaaaacataataaaatgaatttcgtgaatacctaccgaggctgaaaaccactattctccgctataaaaaattagtattattccaataatataccgacttaatgaatgctacgttgctattactataaggcccggttgttcagttcaggatgaggcagagatttaagatgatcctagataatctgacagaactgaactgaaatgtcaaaatcaatctaggataaactttaatcccgaactgaacaactgctatacatgtagagtttcggattttgcgagaatctactgctttttcttcaaaacaactactgcgctgaaggaaatgtgattgactgttatctatatcatttacatcattatttgccgaaattcaaagttctgaatgaattaaaatctaatcttgaaaatatacgagataattttcgcaagaatttcaatgaaatctgaaaattttcatcattctggagcattctggacatcaataattctcgaatcatccatgcaataaattcaattttatccaatataacacgcaaaacgaaatgttattcgaactcggcatcttgagcaattcgttcctaaaaagcccgaatcaggtagaaaattttgaacccttcatatcagcgaacacgtgtttagcagtaaacagatgccgatttcgttttcaacgggccatgtaactagggtcggcgttgggtgaaaggatgaacggttcttacaacaagaagaatttgaattttcatatgacggtgagggcattcgttttaaaattttcagagtacaaggagtatacagggtgtttcacgagtaaacagacaaatgaaaaccgtgaatagagagcattgagctgagttcagaatcataccatatacaaggtgttccaaaactagtgaatcaaacgtcacaccacgatagagtaaaccaaatattatcgaatgacaccaacattagttcgacgaaaatgtaccgtttccaaaataatcagaattttattaaaatacataaagttgccattttcgaactatttttcttaataacagggccagtttgtgaaaaaggatatcgattttaaattatattgaagtaatattattgtttcatctcccctaattgaaattattttaagtagttaatcgataaccataacctaagtaaatgtaaattaaaacaattgttttttctacatgatttttaatactcagaataaacaggggtgataatatgggagaaaaacgctatccttaataacaaattggccttgtgactgaaaaaatagttcgaaaatcggcaacttcaggttaggtttttttagaaacggtacattttcgctcaactaatgttggtgtcattcgatagtatttgatctactctatcgtggtgtgacgtttgattcaatagttttggggcaccctatatataggtttcttcggggttttttgaaatttctcgaatttccgtttggctataactcctgaaattctgatcaagtcgactgaaaatttataattagctttgagttgttaatttcattgaaacagagcattaaaattcgacaaaaatctggaccgggctcagtgaggctttacttaacttcaaactcataaaaacaccgtgtatgtagttttttaatcataatttcaacttttttgttatctgcattattattgtctcaaattgaattgatttttgggttgccccacctgttgatcatgttctagaaataattgttttggtcagacgcctctaaggaatagagcacttcatgaaaatgtatttagaaatccttaattgattttttttcgaagaatattatatgtaaatataataatataatataaaatgtttcaaaattgatgatacccaaatatggatcgaaaaactacgctatcttgaaactaaaaattaaaacttgatcttcagaatgaatctatttttctatggacaactagttgtgtgaataaaaacaaagaaagaaatcgcggggtgtcagatctggagatctagcagtccaatattgtggtcctacccttctaataaaatgacctgaaatactgataaatacttttgctggtgcatgaatatcatcaatgtttcaataacaaattgtaataagaccagaacaatccatagatttccatagatccaataatgactataacggaatcagtaaagaattcgaaagtgcatttatcacacttattcgaagtgccaatcattaccttcactaaaagaccaaatgaggtgaaaatcagttcggaaaattacttcagttccacgttgtccataaaaagcgattcattcggaagatatcgaattataattattattttcatgatcatgatagggtagttttttctatttttgtttattatcaataataaagcttattatcactgttaatcacttatctgaataaccagatatgctataaatatcaaaaacaaatgcaagacatatattgagaacgaaaaaattcagttgaacatttccaattccatttttagatttcctcagttgattggcgatcatattcatcccattaattaatgtgaagtaaaagtcaatatgcagcgctgttttttccagacatttcacgatcaaacaattattcattagaaataatctgaaaaggcataccaaagtttcattgattttgagaaaatcaatgaagatacctgaaaaattcaaaattatgacgagaaaaactacaaacagagtgttttgcatgagtttaaatttgaatatatcctcaatgagtccggtccagtgttcgtcaacttttaatgttctgatttattgaaacttagaagtttaagcggataatgaatttttagccgaatccaactaaaatatttggagttatggccgaacaaaaattagggaaatttgaataaactccactctatatcggaaacggaatgcctaagacacacatatgaggtgtttttgaactgagctcaatgccatctattcacggttttcgtttgtccgtttacttgtgaaacaccctgtgtactgaaaaatttcaaaagactcctcgagcaattaagaaatgccattaaatcaaggagtttcttttgaaccgctatgatgaaaaatgtcaatatccagttattattattatttggggtgattcatcgaaaatccccaatatctcgaaaaccaaggcacttttgccaaacgtaaaatatatttatttgaacccccatagagtactctacccgcaggctctatagtatccattcattacgccacaccctgtataattattattattatatcaatgtactgaaaataaacagacatgaatactaggcagttgttttgtttgaaggtgaagctcctgttgcttcaaacttctttcaattattttgactaccattcacgcaagatgatttttgttgaggaattcaacattctcgtaattatccgttcatttcttcaagagatacccattccctaccacctatgagtattcaattcaatgctaacactgcatcaaatgcatttcatcctcgggttgatttttttgaattctacaactgatgtaaaatcttcagccttcagccaaagaaaataaacaacagtaactctcctcaagctactgattacttctattttccatgtaaataaatagatttggtatgtcttcaatcagtttgtataaatgtcaattatgttcgttacatattttcgacgcaatattttccgaagtgatttgacattgtgatgaaatacgtaattactgagagtctcacgtagaacggactacgtagcatttatttaaaactcaaaaatgttttgacaagcgtcttaacccaacattttcgtaccatacagagtgaaaggtattcaatttccatggccaatcctgtgctaaaatgaaagtgaatgaagtatagaagctgaaagtaaaacgtatatctttgtttattcattcgggaaaaacatttcaatggagttcctcatgtcgtgaatataatgcccaaaatttagataactatttcataccagaacaaattcggtaaaattgtctttggaattaatctcatatgtaaagaaaaatttcattgtcatgtatcattcattttaggacctatacggtattaaactcccctatcggacgaagtatcgtagacatagcatacttattcaaaactgttgatattcatgaagaaaagataataatttctgtccaaattcatttactccgaatccttatcaatcaattattagcgtatgaagttttttaatatcagtatcgttctcgaactatttacaggtttcagtatgtgtgaatgaattggaagagcagctgtatatgagtagaattctagctgccctactttctgtcctcctgaaatctgacaacgttgcgggaggtgagagcgcactactaataagaaatatatgcggaggtagtaaggtctgattcgtttaaagaaaaatttttcaatgaaaatcttttcccctctttaggtacccctgttatttaccttccccactacatatataagcaaaaattattccaattaaaaaactccttcacccggaggtcaggtcgcccaatgaacttaacggaggtaacaacgaactacgggttcatatatatatatatatatatatatatatatatatatatatatatatatatatatatatatatatatatatatatatatatatatatatatatatatatatagggaaAAAGAGCTAATTTGGGTATTCGGCAATTATTGGCTGGGCAATTATCAACAATCAGGTGTCAtaacatctatatttcgaacCTCTTGTGGTTCTTCTTCAGGATgctaaaataatataataagtggATACACATAAAAACAAACTTCTAACAATTACTTACGTCCGACAAGATTATTGTTTAAATTTACAGAGAGATTTTTGGAGAAACATTATATATATGATTAATTTAAACTCAAATTTATAAAGCAGGTtgtttgaataaaataataaagcaAGTTGGTTTGAAGCAAAATTGCAATTGTAGGTTAATGTCACAGAACACAGTAAAACACAGAACATAAACAATCAAGTAATGACATCGACAGTATGGTCATCGGCTGGACGTTTGTCCAAGGATAATATGTAACTATATATCGCGCTGAGGTTTCCGAGATCAGTCTTCCTGTTGATGTTGTTTTcgttttcattgataaaacacATTTCTAAAAATGTTCTTTTATTGTAGTCTGAGTTGAGACACAATATTTCGGCTTCATCGAATTTGAATTTGTGGCCCAATGATGATGCGTGGTTAGCCAATGCGCATCTGTCTGGTCGTAGCTTGGCATCACTTTTGTGGATGGCAATACGCTTTTTTAGGCATTGAGAAGTTTGGCCAATATATACAGAGTTACAGTTCCCACATGAGATGCGATACACCACATCTGACTTGGACATTATGGG
The window above is part of the Coccinella septempunctata chromosome 8, icCocSept1.1, whole genome shotgun sequence genome. Proteins encoded here:
- the LOC123319476 gene encoding uncharacterized protein LOC123319476, translated to MFKRVKNICHPDFLKSAEERLLNIFEDNGYPRMFLERCLHALPLDLSEDGSPTEEPATTAQNEPIKYVSLPLLPSLTRKLTNILKDVKNIKIAKYNPLTVGRIFSHVKDRIPIMSKSDVVYRISCGNCNSVYIGQTSQCLKKRIAIHKSDAKLRPDRCALANHASSLGHKFKFDEAEILCLNSDYNKRTFLEMCFINENENNINRKTDLGNLSAIYSYILSLDKRPADDHTVDVIT